One genomic region from Aliarcobacter cryaerophilus ATCC 43158 encodes:
- the surE gene encoding 5'/3'-nucleotidase SurE has product MMKILLTNDDGYDAVGLKALIKALTPIAKVMVVAPAKNKSACGHSLTLDKPLRLISVDDEYYKIDDATPTDCIYLSLGHLFKNGYRPDLVISGINIGANMGEDITYSGTASAAMEAVIHGVPAIAVSQVCEDMCRSIVVDWNFELACKVILELVTRIENGSFPLAERKFLNVNIPPLKTKDCKGVKITKAGYRVYGNDAHRHTNPRGEEYYWIGLHPLSWKPSLDNSCDFEAIKNGYVSISPIMLDMTSHSDIKNLENWLEN; this is encoded by the coding sequence ATGATGAAAATTCTTCTAACAAATGATGATGGATACGATGCAGTTGGTCTAAAAGCTTTGATAAAAGCTTTAACACCAATAGCAAAAGTTATGGTAGTTGCACCTGCAAAAAATAAATCAGCATGTGGTCACTCTTTAACCTTGGATAAGCCATTAAGACTTATAAGTGTTGATGATGAGTACTATAAAATAGATGATGCAACACCAACAGATTGTATATACCTATCTTTAGGGCATCTTTTTAAAAATGGTTACCGACCTGATTTAGTAATAAGTGGTATAAATATCGGTGCAAATATGGGAGAAGATATCACATATAGTGGAACAGCAAGTGCCGCAATGGAAGCTGTAATTCATGGAGTTCCAGCAATTGCTGTATCACAAGTTTGTGAAGATATGTGTAGAAGTATTGTTGTTGATTGGAACTTTGAACTAGCTTGTAAGGTAATTTTAGAACTTGTAACTAGAATAGAAAATGGCTCTTTTCCACTAGCTGAAAGAAAGTTTTTAAATGTTAATATTCCACCTTTAAAAACAAAAGATTGTAAAGGTGTAAAAATCACAAAGGCTGGATATAGAGTGTATGGAAATGATGCACATAGACATACAAATCCAAGGGGTGAAGAGTACTACTGGATTGGACTTCATCCATTAAGCTGGAAACCTAGTCTTGATAACTCTTGTGATTTTGAAGCTATAAAAAATGGCTATGTATCAATAAGCCCAATAATGTTAGATATGACATCACATAGCGATATAAAAAATTTAGAAAATTGGCTAGAAAACTAA